A genomic stretch from Pararhizobium sp. IMCC21322 includes:
- a CDS encoding c-type cytochrome — MKIMKLTIAAALLPFTLPVAAQQQGSTIGMNNGMMAEGLMMPEMDAGKGRTLFAEKGCVVCHSINDVGGQDAAMLDAEFMEMPMNPFEFAARMWRGAGAMVALQEEELGGQIELTGEELAHIIAFVHDQSEQAEFSEADIPEAVKGMMHHETEDDHHEGGPEDDHG; from the coding sequence ATGAAAATCATGAAACTGACGATCGCCGCTGCCCTTTTGCCGTTCACATTGCCAGTGGCCGCACAGCAGCAAGGCTCAACAATTGGAATGAACAACGGGATGATGGCCGAAGGGTTGATGATGCCCGAGATGGACGCGGGCAAGGGGCGAACGCTTTTTGCTGAAAAGGGGTGCGTTGTTTGTCATTCAATCAACGACGTGGGTGGTCAGGATGCTGCGATGCTCGATGCCGAATTCATGGAAATGCCGATGAACCCCTTCGAGTTCGCTGCACGCATGTGGCGCGGGGCCGGTGCCATGGTCGCATTGCAGGAGGAGGAGTTGGGTGGCCAGATCGAGCTTACCGGCGAGGAATTGGCACATATAATCGCCTTCGTGCATGACCAGTCCGAACAGGCAGAGTTCTCCGAAGCCGACATTCCCGAGGCGGTCAAGGGGATGATGCACCATGAGACGGAAGATGACCATCACGAAGGAGGTCCGGAAGACGACCACGGCTGA
- a CDS encoding DUF302 domain-containing protein, with amino-acid sequence MTGRSKARTRSALAGAGFGVLTEIDVKAAMKTKIDKDMPGYLVLGACNPEMAWQAIGLEPKVGAMLPCNVILREVGNDVEVSAVDPQASMAAIDNGNLKRVAGEVRDLLRKVVEAI; translated from the coding sequence TTGACCGGACGTTCGAAGGCGCGGACACGCAGTGCGCTTGCCGGGGCTGGCTTTGGCGTCCTGACCGAGATCGACGTCAAGGCGGCAATGAAAACGAAAATCGACAAGGATATGCCGGGCTACCTCGTTCTCGGGGCTTGCAATCCGGAGATGGCCTGGCAGGCGATCGGTCTGGAACCGAAGGTGGGCGCGATGCTTCCTTGCAATGTCATCCTGCGCGAGGTCGGCAACGACGTTGAGGTTTCGGCGGTCGACCCGCAAGCCTCGATGGCCGCGATTGACAATGGCAACCTCAAGCGTGTCGCGGGCGAAGTGCGCGATCTGCTGCGAAAGGTAGTGGAGGCGATATGA
- a CDS encoding cytochrome c, with the protein MGPRVSHSDWPPQFQSNGARLYFTGVGVGGQPIRAIGGDRHMPMMGGGACVACHGIDREGGRLRPFFWTVAPAITAEALTGAHGDTDDHAHSAYTRESLAEALTRGVRPDGSEIGLGMPRWAMSPEDLSDLVAYLLPGDSG; encoded by the coding sequence ATGGGGCCGAGGGTCAGTCACAGCGATTGGCCGCCGCAGTTTCAAAGCAACGGTGCGCGGTTGTACTTCACCGGCGTGGGTGTTGGCGGGCAGCCGATCAGGGCCATTGGCGGTGATCGTCACATGCCGATGATGGGGGGCGGTGCTTGTGTCGCCTGCCATGGTATCGATCGGGAGGGTGGCAGGTTACGCCCGTTCTTCTGGACGGTCGCTCCGGCGATTACCGCAGAGGCCCTGACGGGCGCGCATGGCGATACGGACGATCACGCACATTCTGCCTATACCCGCGAGAGCCTGGCAGAGGCACTGACGCGGGGCGTCCGGCCAGACGGCAGTGAGATCGGCCTCGGTATGCCGCGGTGGGCCATGTCGCCCGAGGACCTGTCCGACCTTGTCGCGTATCTATTGCCGGGCGACAGCGGCTAA
- a CDS encoding tyrosine-type recombinase/integrase, whose amino-acid sequence MSTSNLPMIIPSKRAWNHGRIIGQKRPLLPKHVWAIRVRLELANTVRDLALFNTAIDSKLRGCDLVKLKVADVYASGAIKERASILQSKTQTPVRFEITEGTRKSLVDWVCHPLMSGHDFLWPGRFHDRPHISTRQYARMLKDWVNSIGLEPSAYGTHSMRRTKVAQIYKKTGNLRAVQLLLGHTKMDSTVRYLGVDLEDALAISESVEI is encoded by the coding sequence ATGTCCACTTCCAACCTTCCCATGATTATTCCGTCAAAGCGCGCATGGAACCATGGTCGTATTATCGGCCAAAAACGTCCGTTGTTGCCCAAGCATGTCTGGGCAATCCGTGTTCGGCTAGAACTCGCAAATACCGTCCGCGATCTTGCATTGTTCAACACCGCTATCGACAGCAAGCTACGCGGCTGTGATCTGGTCAAGCTCAAGGTGGCCGATGTCTACGCCTCGGGCGCTATTAAGGAGCGCGCCTCAATTCTTCAAAGCAAGACCCAAACTCCGGTCCGGTTCGAGATTACAGAAGGGACGCGCAAATCTTTAGTGGACTGGGTCTGCCATCCATTGATGTCAGGCCATGACTTTCTCTGGCCCGGTCGCTTCCATGATCGCCCCCACATTTCGACAAGGCAATATGCGCGAATGCTGAAGGATTGGGTAAATTCAATTGGTCTCGAACCAAGCGCTTACGGCACCCACTCGATGCGTCGCACCAAGGTCGCGCAGATCTACAAGAAAACAGGCAACCTGCGTGCAGTTCAACTTTTGCTCGGCCATACCAAAATGGACAGTACCGTCAGATACCTTGGTGTAGACCTCGAGGACGCGCTCGCCATTTCGGAGAGTGTAGAAATTTAG
- a CDS encoding MarR family winged helix-turn-helix transcriptional regulator: protein MIKTDLSNIVCAFGLAVSDRLAVATARCLPRDEPAKAIAFIGRETDMTIRALSAHMQLSHAATLRMIDRLSDDGLVIRATSQTDRRAVGLSLTDDGLETYQQLLGARAATAGSVIEGLESSEQEQLKALLKKALASMVSSPEAAVQCCRFCDVVACSECPVNETY, encoded by the coding sequence ATGATTAAAACTGACCTTTCAAACATCGTCTGCGCATTCGGGCTTGCCGTCTCCGACCGGCTTGCCGTGGCCACTGCACGTTGTCTTCCTCGGGATGAACCGGCAAAGGCCATTGCGTTCATAGGACGAGAGACGGACATGACCATCCGTGCGCTGAGTGCGCACATGCAGCTTTCTCACGCGGCGACGCTTCGCATGATCGATCGACTGTCAGACGATGGCTTGGTGATCCGCGCGACATCTCAAACAGATCGGCGTGCCGTTGGCCTGTCGCTAACCGATGACGGTTTAGAAACCTATCAGCAGCTTCTGGGCGCACGGGCCGCAACGGCTGGCTCCGTTATCGAGGGGCTTGAATCCAGTGAGCAAGAGCAGTTGAAAGCGCTACTGAAAAAGGCTCTTGCAAGCATGGTGTCATCACCGGAGGCGGCTGTGCAATGCTGTCGCTTTTGCGACGTTGTAGCTTGCTCTGAATGTCCGGTGAACGAGACCTACTAG
- the alaE gene encoding L-alanine exporter AlaE yields MADTTALVLFFTLTGVLNERFIAGMDWQEVGLARLIGTPLMIITARPYGLWRDLVMATSGEAIFGRPKALLFDTLALLSFQVPIYAAIIWMGGASGAGLLWGIVGAAVIMIFCGRPYGLWLEIVRRWYGVGQPHKERSGRFA; encoded by the coding sequence ATGGCAGACACAACAGCCCTTGTTCTCTTTTTCACGCTTACTGGCGTATTAAACGAGCGGTTCATTGCGGGAATGGACTGGCAGGAAGTCGGCCTAGCGCGATTGATAGGGACACCACTTATGATAATAACAGCTCGCCCCTATGGTCTTTGGCGTGATCTGGTCATGGCTACATCTGGCGAGGCAATCTTTGGAAGGCCAAAGGCGCTTCTATTCGATACGCTAGCACTGTTAAGTTTTCAGGTTCCAATTTACGCTGCGATCATTTGGATGGGTGGAGCCTCCGGCGCAGGTCTTCTTTGGGGTATCGTTGGTGCGGCAGTCATTATGATTTTTTGCGGACGGCCATACGGGCTTTGGCTTGAAATAGTGCGGCGATGGTATGGCGTCGGCCAACCGCACAAAGAACGCAGTGGCCGTTTTGCTTGA
- a CDS encoding SIS domain-containing protein: protein MRDHIEPRPWNSIQAEIVKLLDKVSEEEFRQLLSVFEESSNRRWFFSGQGRLGLIAQMAAMRFMHLGFECHVTDEATAPAVRKGDYFVLVCGSGRTPVSKSFAEIAHADGAELIVVTHKPNSEIALDADVLLTVPMGETMQFGGTLFEQGALILLDCLALELVKKTDDAHNRMWQRHTNLQ from the coding sequence ATGAGAGATCACATAGAACCGAGGCCTTGGAACTCCATTCAGGCTGAGATTGTCAAACTGCTAGACAAAGTATCAGAGGAGGAATTTAGGCAACTGCTCTCGGTATTTGAAGAATCATCCAATCGGCGTTGGTTCTTCTCCGGGCAGGGACGATTAGGCCTCATCGCTCAAATGGCAGCAATGCGTTTTATGCATCTCGGATTCGAATGCCATGTAACCGATGAGGCCACCGCACCGGCTGTTCGGAAAGGCGACTACTTTGTACTAGTGTGCGGTTCGGGGCGCACGCCTGTCAGCAAGAGCTTCGCCGAGATTGCTCACGCTGATGGGGCAGAGCTGATCGTTGTTACCCATAAGCCAAACAGCGAAATCGCCCTTGATGCCGACGTGCTTCTAACCGTACCTATGGGAGAAACTATGCAGTTCGGAGGCACACTTTTTGAACAAGGAGCCCTGATCTTACTGGACTGTTTGGCGCTTGAGCTTGTGAAAAAAACAGACGACGCTCACAACAGAATGTGGCAGCGTCATACCAATCTTCAATGA
- a CDS encoding LysR family transcriptional regulator — protein sequence MQSRFRDWGDVRVFLAVMREGSTLAASRHLEINQTTVARRIDVLEHTLGVTLFDRTTRGAEPTERATALLPYAESLEQAALAFAAEAETERGRASEPIRITAFENETFGNIGAVVAEYVEKHPGVSFEFVFSERNLDLMKGEADVALRMTPVISDNRLIAQKVGQTHWTYYASRTYAANHTLPTEFCEDMEDHRVHLLTHIQSKRRNIVRCATANDLMMAIQTGQGIGAFPVTTGDANPNLVRCFDPPPGSELPVWLIASPSAHKRPEIRRFTAFAVPRIARNLKKLS from the coding sequence ATGCAGAGCCGGTTCAGAGATTGGGGAGACGTGCGGGTATTCCTCGCAGTGATGCGCGAAGGGTCGACCCTTGCGGCCTCTCGTCATTTGGAGATCAACCAGACGACTGTCGCGCGGCGCATCGACGTTCTTGAACACACTCTCGGTGTGACATTGTTTGACAGAACTACGCGCGGGGCGGAGCCGACAGAGCGCGCGACCGCCTTGTTACCTTATGCCGAATCCCTCGAGCAAGCCGCCCTTGCGTTTGCAGCGGAAGCCGAAACCGAGAGGGGTCGGGCCAGCGAGCCTATCCGTATCACCGCGTTTGAGAACGAGACGTTTGGCAACATAGGGGCAGTGGTCGCCGAATATGTCGAGAAACATCCGGGAGTCAGTTTTGAATTCGTTTTCTCGGAACGAAATCTGGACCTGATGAAAGGAGAGGCTGATGTTGCCCTGCGCATGACACCAGTGATCTCTGACAACAGGTTGATTGCCCAGAAAGTCGGCCAGACGCATTGGACCTATTATGCCTCGCGCACCTATGCCGCCAATCATACGCTGCCTACGGAATTCTGCGAGGATATGGAAGATCATCGTGTCCATTTGCTGACGCATATCCAGAGCAAACGTCGCAACATTGTGCGATGCGCAACAGCCAACGATTTGATGATGGCGATCCAAACCGGCCAAGGTATTGGCGCATTCCCGGTGACGACTGGGGATGCAAACCCGAATCTTGTGCGCTGTTTTGACCCGCCACCCGGCTCTGAATTGCCGGTCTGGTTGATCGCATCTCCATCTGCGCATAAGCGGCCCGAGATCCGCCGCTTTACCGCCTTTGCAGTGCCCCGGATTGCGCGGAACCTCAAGAAATTGAGCTAA
- a CDS encoding MFS transporter, producing MTVSRRGIFGWLMFDWATQPVFTLITTFIFAPYFAGRFMEDGVAGQAYWGYATATAGILIAVLSPLLGSIADITGRRKPWIASFSVLLMIGALLLWFSEPLAPGGSHTSAIFLVLGAYILVTIGAEFSTVFTNAMMPDLVPPERLGRLSGTGWAIGYAGGLVSLVIMLGFLVASPESGKTLLGMVPLFGLDPVAAEGTRATGPLTALWYLVFVLPLFLFTPDSAKRQSMSFAKAARQGVSDLITRVKRARQDRPLFLYLLAHMLYVDGLIALFAFGGIYAQSVFGWDTTKLGIFGIFLTITGVAGALIGGRLNDRLGSIAVIKGSIIILILSSIAILSVEKTAILFVVPVSTSVAELCYYLIGGVIGAAAGPLQSASRTYLAEITQPHERTGAYGLYAMVGKVTSFAGPLAVGLLTFISQSQRIGISALIVFLVAGFIVLTFAAKSARQP from the coding sequence ATGACCGTTTCCAGGCGGGGAATTTTCGGCTGGCTGATGTTTGATTGGGCAACACAGCCGGTCTTCACATTGATCACCACCTTTATCTTCGCGCCCTACTTTGCCGGCAGGTTCATGGAGGATGGTGTCGCGGGTCAGGCCTATTGGGGATATGCCACCGCCACCGCCGGAATTCTGATTGCGGTTCTGTCGCCGTTGCTGGGATCGATTGCAGACATAACGGGCCGCCGCAAACCCTGGATTGCCAGCTTTTCAGTGCTGCTGATGATTGGTGCACTCTTGCTGTGGTTCTCTGAACCTTTGGCACCTGGCGGCTCTCACACCTCCGCCATTTTCCTGGTGCTGGGGGCCTATATTCTGGTGACAATCGGCGCGGAATTCTCCACGGTTTTCACCAATGCCATGATGCCGGATCTGGTGCCGCCCGAGCGCCTGGGACGCCTGTCCGGAACCGGATGGGCGATTGGCTATGCAGGTGGTCTGGTGTCTCTCGTCATCATGCTGGGCTTTCTGGTGGCCTCGCCTGAAAGCGGCAAAACACTGTTGGGCATGGTGCCGCTGTTCGGCCTCGATCCGGTTGCAGCAGAAGGCACACGTGCGACAGGCCCGTTGACGGCATTGTGGTATCTTGTGTTCGTGTTGCCCCTGTTTCTGTTCACTCCGGACAGTGCCAAACGGCAAAGCATGTCTTTTGCCAAAGCCGCCCGGCAGGGCGTTAGCGATCTCATCACACGGGTGAAACGCGCACGGCAGGACAGGCCCCTGTTTCTCTATCTTCTGGCACATATGCTGTATGTGGATGGATTGATTGCCCTTTTTGCTTTTGGCGGAATTTATGCCCAAAGCGTGTTTGGCTGGGATACGACCAAGCTTGGCATTTTCGGCATTTTCCTGACCATTACCGGCGTTGCCGGCGCTTTGATCGGTGGCCGCCTGAATGATCGCCTTGGCTCCATTGCCGTCATCAAGGGCAGCATCATCATTCTCATCCTGTCCTCAATTGCCATTCTGTCGGTTGAAAAAACGGCCATTTTGTTTGTGGTGCCGGTGTCCACCAGCGTCGCCGAGTTGTGCTATTATCTGATCGGCGGCGTCATTGGCGCAGCGGCAGGTCCGCTACAATCAGCAAGCCGCACCTATCTTGCAGAAATCACACAGCCGCATGAGCGCACAGGCGCTTATGGGCTGTATGCCATGGTCGGCAAAGTTACCAGTTTTGCCGGACCACTGGCCGTTGGTTTGCTGACCTTCATCTCGCAATCCCAGCGCATCGGCATCAGCGCCCTGATCGTATTTCTGGTTGCGGGTTTCATCGTTCTGACATTTGCCGCAAAAAGCGCTCGGCAGCCTTAG
- a CDS encoding NAD-glutamate dehydrogenase, which produces MTLAKDKTRDSIIRTVKAAFTKSKEKPLADFAGLLFENAASEDIAAFSNDALVAIVRNAHDQLLRRKTETEIVSIQQSKARPEGLSVQVVNDNMPFLFDSVMSELQKAGADIALVLHPVLSVTRDKKGALEGLKAHHKKGPQARAIRESLIHIEIDAFADPHTKDALEKNLHLMLKDVRMAVRDWKSMLLRLEETILNYKTNPPPLPADEINEAVAFLQWLVDQNFTFLGMRDYAFSGGPKRGTLKRNDDGGLGILRDPDVHVLRRGRELVTMTPEIRAFFMAPEPLIITKANVKSRVHRSTYMDYVGIKTFDDKGKLSGELRIVGLFTSTAYTRSVKQIPMLRKKVEMLLENSEFDKDSHAGKALLNVAESYPRDELFQIDLDTLSEFADKIRQLDERPRLRVLSRLDKFDRFVSVLVYVPRDRYNSTVRTRIGDYLKTVYQGRLSAYYPAFPEGNMARVHFIIGRSEGETPKLDQAELEAQISDIVRTWDDGLNTALGSSSAGIYEGAFPVAYQDAFSGAQAVDDINRLDAMGEGEDISISFGRQDDMPDDRVSLKVYAAGQALPLSKRVPLLENMGFAALNERTYQIKPTGNPSVFLYDMTLQANSGAVDISALGTKLTDCFLAIWQGRAENDGYNALILNGGLAWRDIALLRTVSRYLRQAGIPFSQDYMWSTLNRYSAIASELVTLFHARFDPVNADPAAEEACFNRFVKALDDVVSLDDDRILRRFANVIKSSVRTNFYQVDEDGRPGRVISLKINSRQVEELPAPRPFREIFVYSPDVEGVHLRFGKVARGGLRWSDRAQDFRTEVLGLVKAQQVKNAVIVPVGSKGGFYPKQLPDPAAGREAWFEAGRDAYKIFISSLLDITDNLDGDKVVPPENVLRLEPDDPYLVVAADKGTATFSDTANGISEAHDYWLGDAFASGGSVGYDHKKMGITARGGWEAVKRHFRELNRDIQTEPFTACGVGDMSGDVFGNGMLLSKATKLVAAFDHRDIFIDPDPDPASSWEERKRLFDMGRSSWQDYNTKLISKGGGVFPRSAKSIPLSAPIKQLLGLSADKAAPNEILTAILKLDTDLLWFGGIGTYIRATTESDADVGDKANDAIRITAPEVRAKSIGEGANLGVTQRARIEYDRIGGRINTDAIDNSAGVNSSDMEVNIKIALGAAVRSEKIDLKKRNRFLASMTDEVADLVLRNNYFQTLSLSLTEREGMDDFGFQARLMDQLEDRGLLDRAVELLPDDAAMNEKLTTGETLSRPEIAVLLAYAKIVLFDDLLASDVPDDPYLAKELFRYFPKKMAKSYVDEISAHRLRREIIATMLANSLINRGGATILTRVADQSGAAPAEITRAFAIVRDSFGLTELNEAIDGLDTKIDGQLQLELYAQVRELLIDRIIWFLKNADMSQGIAGVVENFATGISTLRGTLTPYLPDYLKNRVADAKSRFVKGGVPAALAERISSLQLEAMLPDIVLIAQNSKRSLQQAAEAYLEVAGLFKLGRLDALAQGIPITDYFDGLAVQRARQVLGEAHRAITSDVLTASPASKVDITVWIADQGVGVKRTSQAVEGVVESGTLTVSKLAVAAGLLSDLAGS; this is translated from the coding sequence ATGACACTGGCCAAAGACAAGACTCGTGACAGCATCATTCGAACTGTCAAAGCAGCCTTCACGAAAAGCAAAGAAAAGCCGCTCGCGGATTTTGCCGGACTGTTGTTTGAAAATGCAGCGTCGGAAGATATTGCAGCCTTCTCCAACGATGCGCTTGTTGCGATTGTCCGCAATGCGCATGATCAATTATTGCGCCGAAAGACCGAGACGGAAATTGTCTCGATTCAGCAATCCAAGGCACGGCCAGAAGGTCTGAGCGTTCAGGTCGTCAACGACAATATGCCGTTTCTGTTCGACAGCGTCATGTCTGAACTGCAAAAGGCGGGCGCTGATATTGCTCTTGTTTTGCACCCGGTTCTGTCTGTTACCCGCGACAAGAAGGGCGCACTGGAAGGGCTGAAAGCCCATCATAAAAAAGGCCCTCAGGCCCGCGCCATTCGTGAAAGCCTGATTCACATCGAGATTGATGCATTTGCCGATCCCCATACAAAGGACGCGCTGGAGAAAAACCTTCATCTGATGCTGAAAGATGTGCGCATGGCCGTGCGGGACTGGAAGTCCATGCTGCTGCGTCTCGAAGAGACCATCCTGAATTACAAAACCAATCCGCCACCACTTCCTGCAGACGAAATCAATGAGGCGGTTGCCTTTCTGCAATGGCTGGTGGATCAGAATTTCACCTTCCTTGGCATGCGTGATTATGCATTTTCCGGTGGCCCGAAACGCGGCACGCTGAAACGCAACGATGATGGCGGCCTCGGTATCTTGCGCGATCCCGATGTGCACGTTCTGCGCCGTGGCCGTGAGCTTGTGACGATGACGCCGGAAATCCGCGCATTCTTCATGGCCCCCGAGCCGCTGATCATTACCAAAGCCAATGTTAAATCACGGGTCCACCGCTCGACCTATATGGATTATGTGGGCATCAAGACCTTTGACGACAAAGGCAAATTATCAGGCGAATTGCGCATTGTCGGCCTGTTTACCTCCACCGCCTATACGCGCTCTGTGAAGCAAATACCGATGCTGCGCAAAAAAGTTGAAATGCTGCTGGAAAACTCCGAATTCGACAAGGACAGCCATGCCGGCAAGGCCCTGTTGAATGTGGCTGAAAGCTATCCGCGCGATGAATTGTTCCAGATTGATCTGGACACACTGTCCGAATTTGCTGACAAAATTCGCCAGTTGGACGAGCGTCCGCGCCTGCGTGTTCTGTCCCGGCTCGACAAGTTTGACCGCTTTGTCTCGGTTCTGGTCTATGTGCCGCGTGATCGCTACAATTCCACAGTGCGCACACGCATCGGCGATTATCTGAAAACGGTCTATCAGGGCCGCCTCTCCGCCTATTATCCTGCCTTCCCGGAAGGCAATATGGCCCGCGTCCACTTCATTATCGGACGCTCGGAAGGCGAAACTCCGAAACTCGATCAAGCTGAGCTTGAAGCACAGATCAGCGATATTGTGCGCACCTGGGATGATGGTCTGAACACTGCTCTTGGCTCCTCAAGCGCTGGCATTTATGAAGGGGCCTTCCCGGTTGCCTATCAGGATGCGTTTTCCGGCGCACAGGCTGTTGATGATATCAATCGCCTTGATGCCATGGGCGAAGGGGAAGACATCTCGATTTCCTTCGGCCGTCAGGACGACATGCCAGATGATCGTGTCAGCCTCAAAGTCTATGCGGCAGGGCAAGCCCTGCCATTGTCAAAGCGGGTTCCCTTGCTGGAAAATATGGGCTTTGCCGCGCTCAATGAACGGACCTATCAGATCAAACCAACGGGCAACCCGTCAGTCTTTCTTTATGACATGACGTTACAGGCCAATTCCGGTGCCGTGGATATATCGGCATTAGGCACGAAGCTGACCGACTGCTTTCTGGCGATCTGGCAAGGCCGGGCAGAAAATGACGGCTATAATGCGCTGATTTTAAATGGCGGGCTGGCGTGGCGCGACATTGCGTTGTTACGCACTGTCTCACGCTATCTGCGCCAGGCGGGCATTCCGTTCTCGCAGGATTACATGTGGTCCACCCTGAACCGCTACAGTGCGATTGCCAGTGAGCTGGTCACTCTGTTCCATGCGCGCTTTGACCCGGTCAATGCTGATCCGGCAGCGGAAGAGGCCTGCTTTAACCGGTTTGTCAAAGCACTGGATGATGTGGTCAGTCTGGATGATGACCGTATTTTGCGGCGGTTTGCCAATGTCATCAAAAGCAGCGTGCGAACGAATTTTTATCAAGTGGATGAAGACGGTCGGCCCGGGCGCGTCATCTCGCTGAAAATCAACTCCCGTCAAGTGGAGGAACTACCTGCGCCACGTCCTTTCCGGGAAATTTTCGTCTACAGCCCTGATGTCGAAGGCGTGCATTTGCGCTTTGGCAAAGTCGCGCGCGGCGGGCTGCGCTGGTCAGACCGGGCACAGGATTTCCGCACGGAAGTTCTGGGGCTGGTGAAAGCGCAACAGGTCAAGAACGCGGTCATCGTGCCCGTTGGTTCGAAGGGTGGTTTCTATCCAAAACAACTGCCTGATCCGGCTGCCGGACGCGAGGCCTGGTTTGAAGCCGGTCGCGATGCTTACAAGATTTTCATCAGCAGTCTTCTGGATATCACCGATAATCTGGATGGCGACAAGGTGGTGCCGCCCGAAAATGTGCTGCGCCTTGAGCCGGATGATCCCTATCTGGTTGTCGCCGCGGATAAGGGAACAGCCACGTTTTCCGATACAGCCAATGGCATTTCCGAAGCGCATGATTACTGGCTCGGCGATGCTTTCGCATCCGGTGGCTCCGTCGGCTATGACCACAAGAAAATGGGCATTACCGCCCGTGGTGGCTGGGAGGCAGTCAAGCGCCATTTCCGTGAACTGAACCGGGATATTCAGACTGAGCCTTTCACCGCCTGCGGTGTCGGCGATATGTCAGGTGATGTGTTCGGCAACGGCATGCTGCTGTCCAAGGCAACAAAACTGGTGGCGGCTTTCGATCACCGGGACATTTTCATTGATCCTGACCCTGATCCGGCCAGCAGCTGGGAAGAGCGCAAACGGCTGTTTGATATGGGCCGGTCCTCTTGGCAGGATTACAATACAAAACTCATTTCCAAGGGCGGTGGTGTGTTCCCGCGCAGCGCCAAATCCATTCCCCTGTCAGCCCCGATCAAGCAACTTCTGGGCCTGTCTGCCGACAAGGCAGCACCCAATGAGATTCTGACAGCCATTTTGAAACTGGATACCGACCTTCTGTGGTTCGGCGGTATTGGTACTTATATCCGCGCCACGACAGAATCCGATGCGGATGTCGGCGACAAGGCCAATGATGCCATTCGCATTACGGCACCCGAGGTTCGGGCGAAATCCATTGGGGAAGGCGCAAATCTGGGCGTCACCCAAAGAGCCCGCATTGAATATGACCGGATCGGTGGCCGGATCAACACGGATGCGATTGATAATTCGGCAGGTGTGAATTCCTCCGATATGGAGGTCAACATCAAGATCGCGCTGGGCGCTGCCGTCCGCAGCGAAAAGATTGATCTGAAAAAGCGCAATCGCTTCCTTGCCTCCATGACCGATGAAGTGGCCGATCTGGTTCTGCGTAACAATTATTTCCAGACCCTGTCCCTGTCTTTGACCGAGCGTGAGGGGATGGATGATTTTGGCTTCCAGGCACGGTTGATGGACCAGCTGGAAGATCGGGGGTTGCTTGATCGTGCGGTCGAATTGCTGCCCGATGACGCGGCCATGAATGAAAAACTGACCACCGGCGAGACCCTGTCGCGGCCTGAAATTGCCGTGCTGCTGGCCTATGCCAAAATTGTGCTGTTTGATGATCTTCTGGCCTCGGATGTGCCGGATGATCCTTATCTTGCCAAAGAGCTGTTCCGCTATTTTCCAAAGAAAATGGCCAAGTCCTATGTGGACGAGATTTCGGCTCACAGACTGCGGCGGGAAATCATCGCCACCATGCTGGCCAACTCACTCATCAATCGCGGTGGTGCAACGATTTTGACACGGGTCGCTGATCAAAGCGGCGCCGCCCCTGCTGAAATCACCCGCGCCTTTGCTATTGTCCGCGACAGTTTCGGACTAACCGAATTGAATGAGGCGATCGATGGTCTGGACACAAAAATTGATGGTCAGTTGCAGCTCGAATTATATGCGCAAGTGCGCGAATTACTGATCGACCGGATCATCTGGTTCCTGAAAAATGCAGATATGAGCCAGGGAATTGCCGGTGTGGTGGAGAATTTTGCCACCGGCATCAGCACTTTGCGCGGTACGCTGACGCCCTATCTGCCGGATTATCTGAAAAATCGGGTTGCCGACGCAAAATCACGCTTTGTGAAAGGCGGCGTTCCTGCAGCTCTGGCCGAACGCATTTCAAGCTTGCAACTGGAAGCCATGTTGCCCGATATCGTACTGATTGCGCAGAACAGCAAACGCTCGCTACAGCAGGCAGCGGAAGCCTATCTGGAGGTTGCCGGTCTGTTTAAACTGGGGCGTCTGGACGCCTTGGCGCAGGGTATTCCGATCACTGATTATTTCGATGGTCTTGCCGTGCAGCGTGCGCGACAGGTTCTGGGAGAAGCCCACCGGGCCATCACATCCGATGTGCTGACAGCTAGTCCCGCCAGCAAGGTTGACATTACCGTGTGGATTGCAGATCAGGGCGTTGGAGTAAAGCGGACCAGTCAGGCCGTCGAAGGCGTTGTTGAAAGCGGCACACTCACCGTTTCCAAACTCGCTGTTGCGGCCGGGTTGTTATCGGATCTGGCAGGAAGCTGA